The Hyla sarda isolate aHylSar1 chromosome 2, aHylSar1.hap1, whole genome shotgun sequence genome includes the window CCCTTGCCTTCtcttgcttagggagcagagcaatgacgcgACTCATCAATCAAGACCCGGTCGGGTCCACATCCAAAGCAACGGGACCCGGTAAGTATAAGTATGGGACTACTTACGGGGTGGCCAGGGGGAGACTTTATAACTTTATGTCTGCAaaatccctgggggcaaaaacatcccctggggatggtgaggataaagattgtaACATATTTAACGcattgccaagtgttatatatgctacaatctgctgattggttcccttagtGTCACAATGAAACCTACTACACCTGATCAGAATGGTAAGTCCAAGtgtggtaaccttgggggataaagccttgtggggtgtagggtagttagggtgttgctgttcagaataataaagggcgctgttaacccttgtcactcgtgacgccagggtgagggttaaatacggtaatcttgataggcctattgccacccttcccaagagcaataggtgaatgtagaataaaggattgtccacaaccactgcttgcaggaacttttactgaagaatttctgtacatgcagcaatagtaacagtccaaataacagagtctctatagatatagctgagcagcgattgacagttggttgggatcagataagctcaatttagcttctcagagattttgtagcatagatctgctggatttaagggtgcgtttaggtccagtgatcttgtggAAAGTagcgggaattgcttagtataaccgctttgttagaggccgaggctgcaaagctttggcctagtaaattgtcttgtaagctgcggaggtcctacctccttcagaatcagcaacccaagagagcgatcaagatggtgcagctcccttatatgggcaggggctggccgttttggattggtccataacaactgtcactcactgttacattgcattgtgggtgaacacgtcatgagaaccaccaaaggtcctttaggttcagaactctatggttttgctaatcACATGACcctcaggtcctgctacgctgaacaggtaggcatttgaatatatacatatttatacttctATTTATATGAATTTCTATACAAATACGAACCAactaaggggtgacgaggggatAACTAAAGAAGaggggaccccgacgttcctagggactctgactatggggacctctataaaggcacagtatgaaatacggtaccgggacaccactcaAGATAGGGGCCAGAAGCTAAGCAAACAGTGCTGGGCAATAGTGATAGGTTTGGGGAATGTCACATCTGTGCTAGTGTTTCTACTGTTCTGCGCCAACATTGGAGCAGAAGAACCAAAATGGTTGTTGGATCTGCTACATGATGGACACCTATGCTACCAGATGGAtcctattgattttaatggggtctGTTGAGTTTTCATCTTTGTGTTTGATATTTTATCAGACAAAGCAGCACATGCTATAAAAGTGTCataaactgtctagagtaggagaaaatcctgttagcaaacctctcctgctctggacagtccctgacatggacagaggtgtcagcagagagcacttgtggtcagactggaaagaactacacaacttcctctggagcatacagcagctgattagtactggaaaggttaacatttttaaatagaaataatttacaaatctgtttaactttctgagcagtgaacatcatgtgaccatgtgagccaatgagaccccaaaagtctcctCTATACagtgaggtacaggggaggagttagtaaGTCCACAGTTAGTTTCCAACATAGTGAGAGACACCTGAGCAAAAGTGTATTGTGTGTCCTAAGCAGAGGCCTACTTCAGCTTTAACCTTTCTACTGGTCATCCTACAGGTGTCACTTGCAGGAGGATTACATGCCCCTGCAGAATAGTttacagtgccttggaaggaccctagcaACCAGAATCTACAGTCTACAATTCCGTCCGGTGAAAAGCACCACGAGTCTCAGAACGGAAACAAGGCTCTCAAGGGGTATACATCACTTTCACACCATAGCCATCTGTCTGTGTAACAACATCTGCACAAGCTCAGTAAAGGCTGTTATCCGTAACCCGACGTCGGTGCGTTTATTTGCTTATTGTGTCTTGCCCAGGAAAAGCTGCCTCCCACCTTCGGACCGTGGATCGGATTAACagtgccctggtgtcatgaaGGGAACAGGTTACGTCTACTAACACCCAGTGGCTGCCGCATATGGATAAGACCATTCTTTTAGCAGTTGAATTTCAGCTGAGGAATATCCCCTGCTAAAATTCCgtaatgtgcactgtgcagcggaatcccattaccAGCACcaaaatttccaagtggaatttcaaaacggaattccactcggaaattctatagtgtgaacctagcctaagaattttttttaccaaagagCTAACTCAATGGAGAATAGCCAATAGAATCAGTATGGTATCATCACATTATAAAGTCATGCATTGGAATGAACCAAAAACAGATGCTCTGCCTTCAAATACACCATTTACTCCTCTCCCTCTCCAAACACATACTCACTTTATTTTATTGGAAACCTATGcacacatttaaaataaaaaacaaagtatattagatgtCCAGAGGAAATTTAGTCTGGCCCCTGGCTGGTGCGCACATCAGGCAGTGACGGAAGTCCATTGGTTTTCCTTTCAATAACAAATTCATCTTTCGAGGCATTTCTCTGAATCTACAGTCTGTTTAAAAAAGTGATCTCTCCGCCGTATAAATCTCTGTTTTCACGATACTGTAGAGGTTTGAAAGGTGTCGTAGATCAGCATAGAGCTGCAGTACGCAAAGCGATTGTCAAGATTCCATGCCCTGGTATGATGTCCCAGATATGAAAAATGACCTAAATAACTCGGAGACTCTTCATCAATAGGCTACCCAGGGACGTGGTGCCAAGGTTTAATAACACATTTATTGATCATCCCCGGGACTCAATGCATTGTTTATTATGCAACCGCCTTAGAAATCTTTTTGTAAGTTGTACTGTAAACTTCCTCCCTTATTGTACAAATATACAACTCAAGATATAGTGTAGATAAATTATCATGGCGGCAAAAAGGAGTTGTCAATTAACttaagaaagaaataaaaaaaatacagtctgCTAAGATGATAAAATAACACAATACAGTAAACTCTCTATACTCTATACTGACGACGCTCCGGCTTAACATACTTTCCTATATCACATGCTTTCAGTACTATTCTAATGGCGTCCTCAGGGGGCACCCTGCAGCCAATTTTTGGACTCAGCGGTAGTTGGCACAAGACCACCGTATCCAGTCACTGGCTGCAGGGATGTCAACAAAGGCAGACGGGAGGACCAGAGCGGCAAAAAGGATAAAACAAGTGAGTACAGCATCTTTTAGAATATTGTCACCCCTTTTATTATTGAAGTGGAAAAAGGGGCTCCTGTTCTGTACTGGTCCTTCTCAGAAGTGTAAATGCTGTGGCTACTGCAGTGCAACTATTGACTATTGTTCCTTAGAACCTGACACCACACTATCATCAGTTTATACGTGGGCACAGTAGGTAGTCATCCGACAGTGTagatcagtggtttccaaacagactccctccagctgttgcaaaactacgactcccagcatgcctggacagccaacagtaTGCTAGGGAACACTGTTGTAGATAAAGTCCTTGTGGATTTTGCAGGACATCTCACGTTACAAAaaaacaacttccagcaagcccggacagcctttggtggtcCGCgcttgctgggagtcgtagtttagcaacaactggagactcactggttgggaaacacttttgtAGATAAATAGTGTATTACCCCTTCTTCGTAGGTTTCGAAGGACACCTCACGTTACAAaactgtgtgatagcctgggggatgtagggtatggggagtgtagctgtgcagtgattaaagggtgtttgttaacccttgctattcgtgacgccaagttgagggctcctcagtaatgcttgtcctaccgccacccttcccaagagcgatagggaggtagataataatagattgtccacaaccggagagtttcctgaa containing:
- the LOC130357375 gene encoding uncharacterized protein LOC130357375 — protein: MYVRCIKKNLQCRRIVLWLLIHQDCSNREKNNENDSRAESLTYQTPRVPNTEGKYEKGVCWGMAQVKEWMMKMCHLQEDYMPLQNSLQCLGRTLATRIYSLQFRPVKSTTSLRTETRLSRGIHHFHTIAICLCNNICTSSVKAVIRNPTSGAPCSQFLDSAVVGTRPPYPVTGCRDVNKGRREDQSGKKDKTKAIEISLHEEAVNIEQEECIKIA